A window from Telopea speciosissima isolate NSW1024214 ecotype Mountain lineage chromosome 8, Tspe_v1, whole genome shotgun sequence encodes these proteins:
- the LOC122672916 gene encoding histone deacetylase 6-like has product MEETSEGASLPSGPDGKKRKVSYFYEPSVGNYYYGQRHPMKPHRIRMAHNLIIRYSLHRLMEVNRPFPAGVDEIRRFHSDDYVEFLSSVTPETFHDHTHSRLLQRFNIGVDCPVFDGLFPFCQASAGGSIGAAVKLNRGDADIALNWAGGLHHAKKCEASGFCYVNDIVLGILELLKVHRRVLYVDIDVHHGDGVEEAFYTTDRVMTVSFHKYGDFFPGTGHLKDTGVGPGKYYALNVPLNGGMDDDSFRSLFRPIIQKVIEVYQPDAVVLQCGADSLSGDRLGCFNLSVKGHADCLRFLRSFNFPLMVLGGGGYTLRNVARCWCYETAVAVGVEPENKLPYNDYYEYFGPEYTLHVEPSNMENQNSPKDLEKMRNLLLEHLSRITHAPSVQFQARPPDTQVPDEGEEDMDQRPKPRIWGDEDIGSESEDDEKPRLEKSNMGDQSLVDTGIRKYMKNRDKIIKSEDDEKSCHENSSIVDESLADTAIRKYMKNRDKIIKSEDDEKPRHENSSIVDESLADTAISDVKEETTEEKEVKEENPPSAEMAGAQ; this is encoded by the exons ATGGAGGAGACCTCAGAAGGGGCGTCTCTGCCATCAGGGCCTGatggaaagaagaggaaggtgagCTACTTCTACGAGCCGTCGGTTGGGAATTATTACTACGGACAGCGGCACCCGATGAAGCCCCATAGGATCAGGATGGCCCACAACCTCATCATCCGCTATTCCCTCCACCGTCTGATGGAGGTCAACCGCCCGTTCCCCGCCGGCGTCGACGAAATCCGACGCTTCCACTCCGACGACTATGTGGAATTCCTGTCGTCCGTCACACCCGAAACCTTCCATGACCATACCCACTCTCGCCTCCTCCAGCGCTTCAACATCGGCGTGGACTGTCCAGTCTTTGATGGTCTCTTCCCCTTCTGCCAGGCCTCCGCTGGTGGCTCCATAGGCGCTGCCGTCAAGCTCAACCGTGGCGACGCCGACATCGCCCTCAATTGGGCCGGTGGTTTGCATCACGCCAAGAAGTGCGAGGCTTCTGGCTTCTGTTATGTCAACGACATCGTTCTTGGCATTCTTGAGCTTCTTAAGGTCCACAGG CGCGTGTTGTATGTAGATATTGACGTCCACCATGGAGATGGAGTTGAAGAGGCATTTTATACAACAGACAGAGTCATGACTGTTTCTTTTCATAAATATGGGGATTTTTTCCCTGGAACAGGTCATCTGAAGGATACTGGAGTGGGCCCGGGGAAGTACTATGCTCTTAATGTCCCTCTAAATGGTGGAATGGATGATGATAGCTTCCGGAGCCTGTTTCGTCCTATCATTCAGAAAGTCATAGAGGTTTATCAGCCAGATGCAGTTGTTCTTCAATGCGGCGCTGATTCCTTGTCAGGTGACAGACTGGGATGCTTCAACTTGTCGGTGAAGGGCCATGCCGACTGCCTTCGTTTCCTTAGATCCTTCAATTTCCCTCTGATGGTCTTGGGTGGGGGAGGTTATACACTCCGTAATGTTGCTCGCTGCTGGTGCTATGAG ACAGCAGTTGCCGTTGGAGTGGAACCTGAAAATAAACTTCCTTATAATGATTACTATGAGTACTTTGGCCCTGAGTATACTCTTCATGTTGAACCAAGCAACATGGAGAACCAAAATTCACCAAAAGATTTGGAGAAAATGAG GAATCTGTTGTTGGAGCACCTATCAAGGATAACACATGCTCCCAGTGTACAGTTTCAGGCACGACCCCCTGATACTCAAGTTCCAGATGAG GGAGAGGAGGATATGGATCAAAGACCGAAACCTCGCATTTGGGGTGATGAAGATATCGGATCTGAATCAGAGGATGATGAAAAGCCTCGCCTTGAAAAGTCCAATATGGGTGATCAGTCTCTGGTAGACACTGGCATAAGGAA GTACATGAAAAATCGTgacaaaataattaaatcagAGGATGATGAAAAGTCTTGCCATGAAAACTCCAGTATTGTTGATGAGTCTCTGGCAGACACTGCCATAAGGAA GTACATGAAAAATCGTgacaaaataattaaatcagAGGATGATGAAAAGCCTCGCCATGAAAACTCCAGTATTGTTGATGAGTCTCTGGCAGACACTGCCATAAG TGACGTGAAAGAAGAAACCACAGAggaaaaagaagtcaaagaagaAAATCCACCATCTGCTGAAATGGCTGGAGCTCAATAG